One Coprobacter tertius genomic region harbors:
- a CDS encoding SLC13 family permease has protein sequence MTFEIFFTLLVLTGMIAALVMDKMRPGMILFSVVILFMLVGILSPKEVLEGFSNKGMITVALLFLISEGIRQTGAISQLIKKLLPDKKTTIFKSQLRMLPCIAAISAFLNNTPVVVIFAPIIKHWAAKQNLPATKFLIPLSYATILGGVCTLIGTSTNLVVHGMILETGRQGFSMFELGKVGIFIALAGIIYIFCFSNKLLPNRRKDPVSEDSEEENHHELHRIEAVIGPRFPGINKSLKTFDFMRHYGAEVKEIKRNGESFTQDLENIPFRDGDTLVLIADDDFIPTWGESSVFLMLANGKDIDIHQKGNKKRRWFAMLLLIFMITGATVGELPRVKEMFPNLKLDMFFFVSITTVIMAWAKLFPPKKYTKYISWDILITIACAFAISKAMENSGFADMIASYIIGLADNLGPHMLLALLFIITNLFTEIITNNAAAALAFPIALSLSTQLGVSPTPFFVVICIAASASFSTPIGYQTNLIVQGIGNYKFTDFIRFGLPLNIITFLLSVILIPLFWKF, from the coding sequence ATGACTTTTGAAATATTTTTTACTCTTTTGGTCCTTACCGGGATGATAGCGGCCTTGGTTATGGATAAAATGCGTCCGGGAATGATCCTGTTCTCGGTTGTAATTTTATTTATGCTTGTGGGAATACTTTCACCCAAAGAAGTTTTGGAAGGATTCAGCAATAAAGGAATGATTACCGTAGCTCTGCTTTTCCTTATCAGCGAAGGTATAAGGCAAACCGGAGCGATTAGCCAGTTGATAAAAAAGTTACTTCCCGATAAGAAAACAACCATATTTAAAAGTCAGTTGCGTATGCTGCCTTGTATAGCGGCAATTTCGGCTTTTTTAAACAATACTCCCGTAGTCGTTATTTTTGCGCCGATCATAAAACACTGGGCTGCAAAACAAAACCTACCGGCTACGAAATTTCTTATCCCGCTTTCGTATGCAACGATATTAGGAGGGGTATGTACATTGATCGGGACATCGACAAACCTCGTCGTTCACGGAATGATTCTCGAGACCGGCCGTCAAGGGTTCAGCATGTTCGAATTGGGAAAAGTAGGGATATTTATTGCCTTGGCCGGTATTATCTATATTTTCTGTTTTTCGAATAAACTTTTGCCCAATCGACGGAAAGATCCTGTTTCTGAAGATTCTGAAGAAGAAAACCACCATGAACTACATCGTATCGAAGCAGTCATCGGCCCGCGTTTTCCCGGTATAAACAAGTCACTTAAAACCTTTGATTTTATGCGTCATTACGGCGCCGAGGTAAAAGAAATAAAACGGAACGGAGAGAGCTTTACCCAAGACCTTGAAAATATCCCGTTTCGTGACGGAGATACTCTCGTACTGATAGCCGACGATGATTTTATTCCTACATGGGGAGAATCTTCGGTCTTTTTAATGTTAGCCAACGGAAAAGACATCGATATACATCAGAAGGGTAATAAAAAAAGACGTTGGTTCGCCATGCTTTTACTTATTTTTATGATTACCGGTGCTACCGTCGGCGAACTGCCCCGAGTAAAGGAAATGTTCCCTAACCTGAAACTCGACATGTTCTTTTTCGTATCGATAACGACCGTTATCATGGCGTGGGCAAAATTATTTCCTCCTAAAAAATATACTAAATACATATCCTGGGACATCCTTATAACGATTGCCTGCGCTTTCGCTATCAGCAAGGCTATGGAAAATTCCGGGTTTGCCGATATGATTGCTTCCTATATCATCGGTTTAGCCGATAATCTGGGACCCCATATGTTACTGGCTTTATTATTTATCATTACGAATTTATTTACCGAAATCATCACCAATAATGCTGCAGCAGCACTTGCCTTTCCGATAGCATTGTCACTGTCGACCCAACTGGGAGTATCGCCGACGCCTTTCTTCGTCGTTATCTGTATAGCAGCATCGGCAAGTTTCTCAACTCCCATCGGTTATCAGACAAATCTTATTGTACAAGGTATCGGAAATTATAAATTTACCGATTTTATCCGGTTCGGTTTGCCATTGAACATTATAACCTTTTTATTATCGGTTATACTTATACCCTTATTCTGGAAGTTTTAA
- the cysC gene encoding adenylyl-sulfate kinase has protein sequence MKNNIYPIFDKMLQRSDKEQLLKQHSVMIWFTGLSGSGKSTLAIALERELHRRGLLCRILDGDNIRSGINNNLGFSPEDRIENIRRIAEVSKLFVDSGIITIAAFISPSNEMRKLASDIIGKDDFIEVFIDTPLEVCEERDVKGLYAKARRGEIKEFTGISAPFEQPEHPDLRLDTSKLEIGDSVKKLLELILPKVKPETTNN, from the coding sequence ATGAAAAATAATATTTATCCCATATTCGACAAAATGTTGCAACGCTCAGATAAAGAGCAATTATTGAAACAACACAGTGTTATGATCTGGTTTACAGGACTTTCTGGATCCGGGAAAAGTACACTCGCAATTGCTCTCGAAAGAGAGTTGCACCGCAGAGGATTACTATGCCGCATATTAGACGGAGATAATATCCGATCGGGAATCAATAATAATTTGGGGTTCTCACCCGAAGACCGCATCGAAAATATTCGTCGCATCGCAGAAGTAAGCAAACTTTTTGTTGATAGCGGCATTATCACCATAGCCGCATTTATAAGCCCCAGTAACGAAATGCGCAAACTCGCATCGGATATCATAGGTAAAGACGATTTTATAGAAGTATTTATAGATACTCCTCTCGAGGTATGTGAAGAACGTGATGTAAAAGGTCTTTATGCAAAAGCCCGTCGGGGTGAGATAAAAGAATTTACGGGTATTTCGGCACCTTTCGAACAGCCAGAACATCCCGATTTACGTCTGGATACTTCAAAACTCGAAATCGGAGATTCGGTAAAGAAACTGCTCGAACTCATACTTCCGAAAGTAAAACCGGAAACAACCAATAACTAA
- the cysD gene encoding sulfate adenylyltransferase subunit CysD, which produces MSEKYKLSHLQELEAESIHIIREVAAEFENPVMLYSIGKDSSVMVRLAEKAFAPGKVPFPLMHIDSKWKFKEMIKFRDDYAKKYGWNLIVESNMEAYRAGVGPFTHGSKVHTDLMKTQALLNALDKYKFDAAFGGARRDEEKSRAKERIFSFRDKFHQWDPKNQRPELWDIYNARVHKGESIRVFPLSNWTELDIWQYIRLENIPIVPLYFAKERPIVNIDGNLIMVDDDRMPEELRKQAKPMMVRFRTLGCYPLTGAVESEADTIEKIVEEMMTTTKSERTTRVIDFDQEASMEQKKREGYF; this is translated from the coding sequence ATGTCTGAAAAATATAAATTAAGCCATTTACAGGAATTAGAGGCCGAATCGATACATATTATCAGGGAAGTCGCTGCCGAATTCGAAAACCCGGTTATGCTATACTCTATCGGAAAAGATTCCTCGGTAATGGTACGGTTGGCAGAAAAAGCTTTCGCACCCGGGAAAGTACCTTTTCCATTGATGCACATCGATAGTAAATGGAAATTTAAAGAAATGATTAAATTCCGTGACGACTATGCAAAAAAATACGGTTGGAATTTAATTGTAGAATCCAATATGGAAGCATACCGTGCCGGAGTGGGACCATTTACTCACGGCAGTAAGGTACATACCGATCTGATGAAAACCCAAGCGTTATTAAACGCACTCGACAAATATAAATTCGACGCCGCTTTCGGAGGCGCCCGTAGAGACGAGGAGAAAAGTCGTGCCAAAGAGCGCATTTTCTCTTTCCGGGACAAATTTCATCAATGGGATCCCAAAAATCAACGCCCCGAATTATGGGATATTTACAATGCTCGGGTTCACAAAGGGGAAAGTATTCGCGTTTTTCCCCTCTCTAACTGGACCGAATTGGATATTTGGCAATATATCCGACTCGAAAATATCCCTATCGTCCCCTTATATTTCGCAAAAGAACGCCCTATCGTAAATATCGACGGAAACCTTATTATGGTTGATGACGACCGCATGCCCGAAGAACTTCGCAAACAAGCCAAACCCATGATGGTAAGATTCCGTACATTAGGTTGCTATCCTCTTACAGGTGCTGTTGAAAGCGAAGCCGATACTATTGAAAAAATCGTAGAAGAAATGATGACGACAACCAAATCGGAACGTACTACTCGTGTGATCGACTTCGATCAGGAAGCCAGTATGGAACAAAAAAAACGTGAAGGTTATTTTTAA
- the cysN gene encoding sulfate adenylyltransferase subunit CysN — MAEKLNIKEFLDRDEQKDLLRFLTAGSVDDGKSTLIGRLLFDSKKIYEDQLDALERDSKRMGNAGEHIDYALLLDGLKAEREQGITIDVAYRYFSTNNRKFIIADTPGHEQYTRNMITGGSTANLAIILVDARTGVITQTRRHTYLVSLLGIKHVVLAVNKMDLIDFDETRFNEIVNDYTRFITPLGIEDVNCIPLSALNGDNVVEKSPRTPWYKGPSLLEFLETVPIDRDRNYSDFRYPVQYVLRPNLDFRGFCGKISSGIIHKGDEIMALPSGKKSKIKSIVTYEGELEYAFPPQCVTLTLEDEIDISRGEMLVRPDNLPITDRNFEAMLVWMDEEEMNTNKQFFIKHTTNTTRARIDSIKYKVNVNTMERSSCEKLILNEIGRVVFTTGKELFFDPYTKNKNTGAFILIDPITNNTSAVGMIIDRIDAKDMVQDESFAILDLPSLGIDPTHYEAITQICTELKKQGIPVKCITEKK; from the coding sequence ATGGCAGAAAAATTAAATATAAAAGAATTTCTCGATCGGGATGAACAAAAAGACCTGCTTCGGTTTTTAACGGCCGGCTCGGTAGATGACGGAAAATCGACCTTAATCGGAAGATTATTATTCGACAGTAAAAAAATATACGAAGACCAATTGGATGCCCTCGAACGTGACAGCAAACGTATGGGTAATGCCGGTGAACACATCGACTATGCTTTACTACTCGACGGTTTGAAAGCCGAACGCGAACAAGGTATTACCATAGATGTCGCATACCGTTACTTCTCGACCAATAACCGAAAATTTATTATTGCCGATACTCCGGGACACGAACAATATACCCGGAATATGATTACCGGAGGTTCTACCGCTAATCTGGCCATCATTTTGGTAGATGCTCGTACCGGGGTAATTACACAAACACGTCGACATACCTACCTGGTATCTCTATTGGGAATAAAACATGTCGTATTGGCAGTTAATAAAATGGACCTCATCGACTTCGATGAAACCCGTTTTAATGAAATCGTTAACGATTATACGCGATTTATTACACCATTGGGTATCGAGGATGTCAATTGTATTCCGCTTTCGGCTCTCAATGGGGACAATGTAGTCGAAAAATCTCCTCGTACACCCTGGTATAAAGGGCCCTCGTTACTCGAATTCCTCGAAACCGTGCCCATCGACCGGGACCGTAATTATTCCGATTTCAGATATCCTGTACAATATGTTTTACGTCCAAATCTCGATTTCAGGGGTTTTTGCGGAAAAATATCTTCAGGAATCATACATAAAGGTGATGAAATAATGGCTTTGCCTTCCGGGAAAAAGTCGAAAATAAAAAGCATCGTCACATACGAGGGGGAACTCGAATATGCCTTCCCGCCGCAATGCGTAACGCTTACACTCGAAGACGAAATAGACATCTCCCGGGGAGAAATGCTCGTGCGTCCCGATAATCTACCCATAACCGACCGGAACTTCGAAGCTATGCTGGTATGGATGGATGAAGAGGAAATGAATACGAACAAACAATTTTTTATAAAACATACCACCAACACAACTCGAGCACGCATCGACAGCATAAAATATAAAGTAAATGTAAACACGATGGAACGTTCCTCCTGTGAGAAACTTATATTAAACGAAATAGGGCGTGTCGTATTCACAACAGGTAAAGAATTATTCTTCGACCCCTATACCAAAAATAAAAACACAGGAGCCTTTATTCTCATCGACCCGATAACTAACAACACGAGTGCGGTAGGGATGATCATCGACAGGATAGATGCTAAAGATATGGTTCAAGACGAGTCTTTCGCCATACTGGATCTTCCGTCTTTAGGTATCGATCCAACACATTACGAAGCAATTACCCAAATTTGTACCGAATTAAAGAAACAAGGAATACCTGTAAAATGTATCACCGAAAAAAAATAA